Genomic window (Ostrea edulis chromosome 9, xbOstEdul1.1, whole genome shotgun sequence):
atgtacaCATTTATCTGCTGTCCTGAGGATCAGACGAGTTGTCCGGAAATGTCGACAATTCTTATATGTTgatcgtgtcgttggtcattcttGTCctttacatacaatgtatttattgaTTCTCGCATCTACTTGATATATccgactatatatatatatatatatatatatatatatatatatatatatcgagtacataaaatattgtttattgtttatatcaaataaaaatgtgtttctgttttgaaaaaaagagaggagaaaaatggtaattatttttttttttttggaacaGAAGCTTGTATCGTGTAAGCAAGAAAAGCAATTTCATAGGGACGTTGAACATCGACTACTTTAATACTGTCACGATATGTTACAAATACCGCTTTTGCGTGAATACCGACGTCTCTTGTAAATTTGGTTTCTTACAATAAAAACCCAATCTTGAGAGGAATGTTTCATCATTTCCTGGGAATGTAACGATCCATATGAtcgttttgattttttattgtaCTATCAAGCTTCGTTCTGCGGTAATCTACTCTTTGCGTGCAAAGCTTTGCTAAAAATCAAAATGCCCAAGTTTCGATTTTCTCTTTGAaatcttatatatttttgatttgGTTACAGCAGTAGATAATGTGCACATAATGCTGTGGACGTCGAACACTGCTACTGTACATAACCTTATGTTCACTGTGATTTTATTTCCTTTGTAGACACAAATTCTTTTATAACTGCGCGAAACAGATTGAGACAAACCGTGCACATATAATCAGCTGAGAGCGAATATACAGTTGTATTTAGCTGAGGCATTTCATGGTATTTCAACAAGGAAGTATACTCATAATGCAAATATATTCAGTGTTATTTTCCGTTCTAGTAACCTGTAGTTAAGAGGAATAGTTTTTCGaataattttcagaaaaacGATCTACAACACTTACACAAGTTTTATAAACATCACAAGTCTGACTTCACTTGATAAAGCTGCCCTTTGTGCTATTACTGTCTTAGTTTCCATTATTCACTTTAGTATGTTACACATATGATAATTATATCACAGGTGTTCGATATCAAATATTTCCTTAATATCACTAAAAGCATGGAAATTGATCATATTTAGTAGCATTTACCCCTAAACCTTCTTAAACAGACCACTGTACTTTAGTGTTGACCTACATTAAACAGACATGTAATATTAACCATGCAGATGGCGACCTTTAGTTTCATCCTGTCGGCCTTTTACTGACAATATTTCCTAGAGAAAAAAATGTAGAACATTGTCGCACCTGGACAAAAGCGTCACAGCACGTCAGGTAACTACCATGTATCTAAGACGAccttttagaaatattttacgTCGAATAAAACAGTCTTTACAGagttttacaataaatatactaagatattttaaataGTAATTTCTAAGATACTAGTTATACAGTGGTATGTGTTGATACAGTtgatcttttcttttttttctaaatcgGTAGCATGATGCAataccggggggggggggggggggggaccggTACATGTACGTAGGGTAAAAATAATATATCCCCATAGCATCAATGGTAAGTGCTCTCAAGGGGCGCCGAGAGGGCCCAAAACCGCATGGACAGACGTTCTTAACCTATTGGCCCATTCAATGGTTAAACTAGAACTTTAAACACCTAGCCCGATACAAGGCGATTTTTATGAATGGAGAAACGTAGCGTAGTCATGAATGAATGTTATTGCCTTCCCTCGAGCTATGGAACGCGAGTCTCACTGATGATTCACTATACGTCTTACGGATCTCAGCATATCATGCTGACGGTAGTTATGTAAGAATCATTCTTGGATTTCCCCAAatctactttattttttttatactcTGTAGGACGGAATCGGCGTGGAAGCACTTGTTTCCGGTCATTGGAATTccttaaatgaaatttaaagaatttGGATCGGAATTCctgtttaaatgttttttatacTTATCTAACGACAACCTAGGGTATTAGATCATAAATATTATTCaatatctttttaaagaatttttttgttttggagGAGAAAGAAAGTATCCGCATATTTTGAAGGATTAATGTTCAGATagattaatttcatattttttctgaATCAAAAGTAATTTGCAAAGCTGTCTGAATTTTGAGTCTACTTCATGGGCTAAAAATAAACGTTGCGACACTACCAGCCTATCCAGTTAACAATAGAATAATGCTTTAAAATTGTGTAGATGGAAACCACAGATGCATATTAATAAGCTCTTCTTTTGAATATCTTCTCCATGAAAACGCCATTTACTTGGAAAATACATGAACAGATTTTAATACATCTTTTTAATATTGGTTACAATATTCTATTTTCTCTGTGGGCGGCACTCCGTGTCAATAGTCACACCCTAATTTGCCATATACAGACACTTGCGTGTAATGCCTGGCCAATCAAATGTCTGGAATGACGTCACCTAGTTATATATTTCTTGGACCTAACACTATATCGACAATTGTCTCACGAAAGTAGATTCAGTGACCACGTGCATAGAAGAGCGTTCCTCATCTTTTGTATATATCAGTACAACAGGATTATTGTAGCCCAGTGATTCAAACTGCATTGgaacttaatattttatttttaaattttttagttGGTAAgtaattgaatttttcttttaaaaaacgaATTTCTTGCTTTCCTTAATTGTGTAATTCaatgtttatttaattttcttttctttttccagTGTCTAAGGAATGGGTTTATTAGTAAATCAAATAACAGTGTTCCTGGCTATTCAACTGACTTTCTCATACTCTTGGGCAAGAGTTTTGGTAAGATTCTGTTCTAATCTAATTCAATTTACCCTTAAGCATCTtctcattttatttaaaatctttgtttcaatatttattaatttctttttatcttctttttttgtACAAACCCTatgaatgtatattttttattaaatttcaaaaagaCTTTATCTTCCTGAATCAAATTTTAAGACACTCCTTTAAGTTCCGTTCAGTATGATGCAATAAAACGGACCGTGGAACtgattatatacattgtaacttAAAGTAAAGATCACCCTTTGTGCATGTCTATTGAACGATTTTTCTGAAAAGCTAACAGTGATAGAATCCTGACCTAAATTTCTACTGGTATAGTGGCCCATTGGGCAGCTTGCCAAATAGTCCACGCACCAAGATGacacattgaaaaaaaattatgtagtGGCTCGCGTTTCCGGAGTGTAGATTACTATCAAGGTAAACGTCGCTGATTATTTCTCCTTTTTTATCTCACAGGGACTGCCTAGACCGGATGCTCaaggattatttttcaaagAGACACTTCCTGAAATAACACAAGTCTTCAAACACGACAGCGTTGTCTTACACTGTCAAGTCGGCGGAATGGAGCCTACAATCCACTGGTTGAAAGATGGAGTAAGAATTGAACAGGTAAAACTATTTCATTGATATCTTAATGGACGATACTTTTTTTTCCCGGATTCTGAACGCATTAGTTTGTTAATTGTTTGTGGTTTTTGAGGAATATGAATTTTATCTTCTTAGGGTGACAACCATGATTACAGAAACGATCAAACTGAATACGAGAATCCTGGTTCAGTTTTCGGGAAATCTTTCACAGCATCAAAATTATATTTGGACTGCGTGAACGATGATATGGAAGGGGTTTACACTTGTATTGGGGAAACACCCACCGCAAGAATATCACAGGACACCACTCTTGTCCAAAGTAAGTAAAGTTCTAAACTTCAGTGATCAGATTTTGTTCGATGTTAATTTCAGTTATATAGACTTGtatttattattctttattatcattattaagtAATTCTTATTATTCATCTCTAGAACACCCAAGTGATGAATTTTCCGAAACGTCAATCGATGAATTTTCTCACAGAAGCTGTTTGGAGAAACGATCAATGAGAAGTAAGTGCCACCAGAAATCATTCCAAAACTGCTTCATTAAAACGTACAGATGACTTGTAGATATAAAGCGTAATAATTTTATACTCTTGAATAAAGTTTACATCCGATTATTTGCAGATAGGGCTGCTAGAATTTACCTATGGACCAGTCTACGCCTGGAAGTGATAGGCGAGGCAGTTCAACTGTACTGCCGAGCTGAGGGAGTTCCAACACCTCAAGTTAGCTGGCTGGACAAACGAGGACGGGAAATTCCACTGGAAAATGAACATTTCAAGGTACAGTCTTTATTTACCAAGTGATATATTTCAACCGGAtgtaattaattcatttttccCTTCTTTTCTTTGCAATTACACAAttctattatttttataattccaGATATTAGAAAATGGTGATTTGCTGATTAAACAGCTAAAATGGGGTCAGATGGGCAGCTATGAATGTCAAGCATCAAACCGAAAGGGTTCAGATTCtcaaaatatattcatttatccAATGAAGGTAAGCATTTTTAGCTCGAGTTTTCTATGCATATTTGTAAAGCAACGGTAGATGCAGTGTATAGGGACTATCAGTCTAAATTGTAAGAACTCAGCGAGATTAAttaatgtttctttttcttttccatTGCAGTCGACAAGCCCGTAGAAATGAATACTAAGACCACAGGCTTCTCCTTGGAACAAAAGGACTGGAATTCTGTCTCGAATCGCTATTCTAATACTCGTTGTTGCTTCGGATAGGAGTTGAAATTTTGACAGGGTGTTTGCTTTCCTGCATCAATGACACAAAACTCTTTCCCCGCTTAATGACAATATAGCTCGAACTTACAAATACACTTGGATAAATTCTTTTGAGTGGCGAGAGGAAGCAGCTGATTGGAAACATTTCGATTCGCGGAGGCCATCAGACTGTTCGTTATTTGACTCTTCGGCCATCTCTATATAggattctttgaccttttactTAGAGAATGCCATATTATTTTCGATGAAAGAAGTAACATCGAAGACCATGCGCCAGGCCCCCTTAACTGCCATTGAAAGTCCGTTTTGTGAAgaaagatttatttattatttattttttaaattattttgtgcAATGATTTGTTGTTACTGTTGAGTACtgttgttattttcattatttcacaTAATCCACTTTATATGAGCTGTAGGTTTGAGAGTATTTAATGCCTGGTGCTTATATGTTCTATAGGCATTTCAGCTGTGAACTTGGGGTTTgagtgtttttaaaaatctcgaTGCTACAATATTGAATTTTGACGCAAAGTGATTGTCAATTGTTCACAAATATTATACATACTAGGACCAAACGTTAACCAAAGTTTTTTCTGTCCAATGTTTGCTCAGAAGTGTACgagtgcatcatttaattctCTCTTCATCTATTTATAATCATACAATTGATCATGTGCCAGTCTTGTCATCTATATGTAagatattatattttttgttctattttattatttatttttgcagAAATGCAATTTGTGCtcaaattaaaaagtttatggTTAATAAAGAAACCGTAAAACTAATATGTTAGTTTCGTTTTACTTTATTGAAAACCTCGTTACTAATGTGGACTTATTTCTATTGTCATCGATTTCTGGACAATTTGTCAGATGGTGTTTTCATTAAAGGATTTAGTGACTGCAGTTTTATGTATAGGTAATGCATATTTACAAGTAATTGCATACTACGTCATTAGATTATGAAAGATTTCTTCACAAAAATCACCGTCTTCTGATAATAACCCTTTTGCATGGTTTGTCGGCAATGTTTAAAAATCGGTATTTTGTTATTAAAAAACTCTTTCACGTACCTGTTTTAGTGATGAAGTACGCGAGAACCTCTCAAAAATTTAATCAGCCAAGTGGATGCGTGTTAATTCTACATGACCTGTTTCATTGCactcataaaaaaaattaattaggAAAAATATTAAGCtgattttattgaaattcattttgCATTCGATATTGGTGTTGCTGATATCCGTAGTAGAAACAAAATTCTTTCAATATGGGAAAATACTATAAATCATTCATACGTGATAGCAAATTCTATAATACCCACTTAATAAATATATGTCGTTATGAAATCCTAATTGATGAAGAGTGCATATTGATTTTAGAGGATGGAACGCTGTTAATAGCATGTAGCTT
Coding sequences:
- the LOC125659876 gene encoding zwei Ig domain protein zig-4-like isoform X2, which codes for MGLLVNQITVFLAIQLTFSYSWARVLGLPRPDAQGLFFKETLPEITQVFKHDSVVLHCQVGGMEPTIHWLKDGVRIEQGDNHDYRNDQTEYENPGSVFGKSFTASKLYLDCVNDDMEGVYTCIGETPTARISQDTTLVQKHPSDEFSETSIDEFSHRSCLEKRSMRNRAARIYLWTSLRLEVIGEAVQLYCRAEGVPTPQVSWLDKRGREIPLENEHFKILENGDLLIKQLKWGQMGSYECQASNRKGSDSQNIFIYPMKSTSP
- the LOC125659876 gene encoding neural/ectodermal development factor IMP-L2-like isoform X1 encodes the protein MGLLVNQITVFLAIQLTFSYSWARVLGLPRPDAQGLFFKETLPEITQVFKHDSVVLHCQVGGMEPTIHWLKDGVRIEQGDNHDYRNDQTEYENPGSVFGKSFTASKLYLDCVNDDMEGVYTCIGETPTARISQDTTLVQKHPSDEFSETSIDEFSHRSCLEKRSMRNRAARIYLWTSLRLEVIGEAVQLYCRAEGVPTPQVSWLDKRGREIPLENEHFKILENGDLLIKQLKWGQMGSYECQASNRKGSDSQNIFIYPMKVSIFSSSFLCIFVKQR